Genomic segment of Streptomyces longhuiensis:
GGCTACGGTGAGGCGATCACCCGCAAGGCGCCGAACGAGGGGGCGCGGGCCACTGGCCTGACCCGCGCGACGCTCCACGCGACCGCCGGCGCGCCGGTGTACCCCCGGATCGGCTTCGAGCCGCACTCGCAGTTGCGCTTCTACGCGTTGCAGCACTGATCACGCCCTGAAGCACTGACCACGCGTGGAAGGGCCAATTACGTGTTGAAGGGCTGATCCGGCGCCGGGCCATCGGCCGGCTCGGCCTTCCATGAGGCGAGGATCCGCAACCCGTCGTGCGACGGGCTGTCTGGTTCGGCGGTGAGGACCATGAGTCGCTGGCCCGATCCGTCGGGGCAGGCCCAGGTGTCGCAGTCGAGGGTGAGGTCGCCGACCAGCGGGTGCCGGTAGCGCTTGGTGCCGTAGCTGGCACTGATCACGCGGTGTTCGGCCCACCAGGACCGGAAGTCCGCGTCCTGGAGCGACAGCTCCCCTACAAGGCGGGCGAGTTCGGGGTCGTCCGGGTCGGTCGCGGCCTCCATGCGCAGTGCGGCCACCGCATCGCGAGCTTCCCTCTTCCAGTCCAGGTACAGGGCACGGAACACGGGGTCCGTGAAGAGCAGGTGCACGTAGTTGCGGCGGGCCGGCCGCACCGCCGAGAAGTCCGTGTACAGGGCTGCCGCGGCCGGGTTCCAAGCCAGGATGTCCAGGCGCTTGCCGAGGACGAGGGCAGGCGTCTCCGTCAGTTGATCGAGCAGGCGTCGCATCGCGGGCCTCGGACGCTGCGCGGGTCTCCGGTGTCGGGGCCGTGCGTCGGTCCGCCCTGCGATCTCGTACAAGTACGCCTGTTGGTCCTCGTCTAGGCATAGCGCGCGGACCAGGGTTTCCAGGACCGACGCGGACGCCCGGACCCGGCCCTGTTCCAGACGCGTGTAGTAGTCGACGCTGATCGCGGCCAGCTGGGCGACTTCCTCGCGGCGCAGTCCCGCGACCTTGCGAGGTGTGTCCGCGCCGGAAAGGCCGCACTCCCCCGGCGTCAACTGCGCTCTGCGTGCTTTCAGGAAGGCCCCGAGTGTGCGGGGCTCAGGCACCGGATTCATGTTCCTCATCCTCGCGCGCTCGATGTCGGCACGCCGGTCAGTTGTCGCTCTGCAGGATCGACAGCACCCGGAGCCCTTCGAGGTAGATCCACACCAGCGTGGTGGTGAGGCCGAAGGCCGCGAACCAGGAGTCGTCCCGCGGGGCACCGTAGGCGATGCCGTCCTCGATCTGTTCGAAGTCCAGGGCCAGGAACGCCGCGCCGAGCGGTACGCCGGCGAGGCCGAACCACTCGACGGCGCCTCACCCACCGGCACCGCGGAGGTCCGGCCGCGGGCGAGAGCTGATGCCCGCCCCGCCCCGGAAGGGCCCACCGCACCTGCCGTCATCGCCACCGCCACCCTGCGTCTGCTGATCACGATGCCCCTCTCGCCTTCCGTCCGGCACATACGTCGCGGCACACGCCTGCCAAGCGTCACCACACCGATAGGCGATGAGATCCCACTCTCGGTACACACATGTCCAGGGTGACGGTGCACCCCTCCCCTGACCTAGAGCCCAAGATCCAAGGCCAGGCACGAGTAGTAGTTCCACGAGCGCTCAGGGTCGTACGCCGCGCTCGCCCCGGCGTTCGCCTCGGCCTCCACCTCCTCGGTCATGTCCTCGAAGCGGATACGCGCGGGGAGCTTGCCGTACCGCGCATGCCGTGCCGCCGTAGCGGCCTCCGTGTCCATCGCGACTACCTTGCTCATGGTCCGTCTCCATCTCGTGAGTCGTCGATCGTGACCTCGTGCACTGTCTGGATGACTCCCAGACTGCTTCCCTCCTCGTAACCTGTCAAGAGGGTTACTTATTCCATTCCGCCCTTGACAGGAGCGCACGGTGTGGCCAGGCTTGTAACCGTTCCAACCGGTGACCTGCTGTAAGGCATCGAACTTCCACCCCGCGAGGAGACAGCAACCGTGT
This window contains:
- a CDS encoding helix-turn-helix domain-containing protein; the encoded protein is MNPVPEPRTLGAFLKARRAQLTPGECGLSGADTPRKVAGLRREEVAQLAAISVDYYTRLEQGRVRASASVLETLVRALCLDEDQQAYLYEIAGRTDARPRHRRPAQRPRPAMRRLLDQLTETPALVLGKRLDILAWNPAAAALYTDFSAVRPARRNYVHLLFTDPVFRALYLDWKREARDAVAALRMEAATDPDDPELARLVGELSLQDADFRSWWAEHRVISASYGTKRYRHPLVGDLTLDCDTWACPDGSGQRLMVLTAEPDSPSHDGLRILASWKAEPADGPAPDQPFNT